Proteins encoded by one window of Emticicia oligotrophica DSM 17448:
- a CDS encoding sulfite exporter TauE/SafE family protein, whose protein sequence is MTSSILLLLLLFLLGIVAFLYSSVGHGGASGYLAIMAIMGVAPAMMKSSALVMNLAVSLFSFIGFYRAGHFRFRLFWPFALASIPMAFVGGTMTLSDSIYKKILAVCILFSIVRLIYKFGTENETNKPIPLWAGLLSGGLIGLLSGMIGIGGGIILSPLMLLMRWSNIKETAAVSALFIFVNSLSGLYGQLQKGGINLPENMQWAVLATIIGGLIGSYFGSQKFNTPTLKKLLAIGLTIACLKLLFT, encoded by the coding sequence ATGACTTCTTCAATTTTACTTTTACTTTTACTTTTTTTATTAGGTATAGTAGCTTTTTTATATTCATCGGTTGGGCATGGTGGGGCAAGTGGATACTTGGCCATTATGGCAATTATGGGTGTGGCACCTGCCATGATGAAATCGTCGGCCCTAGTCATGAATTTAGCTGTGTCTTTATTTTCATTCATAGGTTTTTATCGTGCAGGTCATTTTCGATTTAGATTATTTTGGCCATTTGCTTTGGCTAGTATTCCAATGGCATTTGTGGGCGGAACCATGACACTTTCAGATTCTATATATAAGAAAATTCTTGCGGTTTGTATTCTATTTTCTATCGTAAGGTTGATTTATAAATTCGGTACAGAAAATGAAACGAACAAACCGATTCCACTTTGGGCTGGCTTACTTTCAGGTGGCTTAATTGGTTTATTATCAGGGATGATTGGTATTGGAGGAGGGATAATTCTTAGTCCATTGATGTTACTAATGCGTTGGTCTAATATCAAGGAAACAGCTGCCGTTTCAGCACTTTTTATTTTCGTGAATTCATTGTCAGGTCTTTATGGGCAGCTTCAAAAAGGAGGTATTAATTTACCCGAAAATATGCAATGGGCAGTATTAGCAACTATTATAGGGGGCTTAATTGGTTCTTATTTTGGAAGTCAGAAATTTAATACGCCAACCCTCAAAAAGCTCTTAGCAATAGGTTTAACAATTGCTTGTTTAAAACTTCTTTTTACATAG